ACCCAGCCCAGCACCATAAACAGCTATTGCCCGATCCAAAGGGCAAATTGGAAGAGTCCAAAGGGcaaaaacacaacagaacacaatcctgacaaacaaacaaccatGCTCATGCCAAGTGGGTTTGTGCAAAGCATCTTCACAACTTCACAATCACTTGTGTATAGTATAGTGCAAGCAATGACAGGGATATATCATGACGAAAAAGAGCAAGGTGATACAATGAGATGTCATGAGAGCAATATGACTGAGTATTTCACTGAGATGACTGATCCCCCGGTGACGGGCTGTGTGGCCGGTCGCCAGGACCCACCTTCACCGCGGCCGAGTAGGTGCTCTTCACCGCTGGAGTGTCGAAGCAGGGGAAGAGGGACCGGTTGAGCACCGCCTGGCCTTGAGTGAAGACATACGGTTTGGTCTTCCCCGCGGTCTGCTCAGGATTCAGCCAGCACACCTGTTCAACGCAACGGGGCGACAGCACACAGGAGGCGGGTCAGACGGGCAAACGTTACCTGCACTGTGGCCGAGTAAGGGCTCTTTGCCATAGGCGTGTGGAAGCCGGGGAACAGGCTTCTGTTCAGGACCGGGAAACCGCTGGTGTAGAGGAACGGCAACCTCCGCTCGCTAGTCTGGGCAGGCACCAGCCACGACATCTACAGACATGCCCGCAATTTAGCGCCAAGGCAAGGACACCACTTCACTCCTGCTGCTcaatgtcttgaatttccccttgggatcaataaagtatctatctatctatctatctatctatgtatgcaTACTGTTATTGGTGGTGCCACATATTGTGCGTGGGATCATGTCGTGGGtagcatgtgtgtagatgtgtagcctaatgtttgaaATTCAACCACAAAGATGAACGACTTTTCTGCGCTAGTACTTGGGGGTGAGGAACAAAGGTGAAACTGCACATGTTGGAAAAGACGAAGGAGTGTTTTTGCTGAGGGTGCAGTATCTCCTGTGAGCAAATACTAGCTAGCTAAGCAGCTAACTTAAACCACTTAAGATATAGTTTACTGATGATAGGCAGCATAAATGCTCAATCTATTCACACGCAAATTGCTTAAAGTTCTAAAACTTTAATTAATGAAGAGACCAGACGATTTCCTTACCCCTGGTCCGTCAGTGGCAGCATATTTGATAGCCACCCGGAATTTTTCATCGGCTTTCCACGGCGCAGGGAATTTAACGACCAGAGTGGTACCGTAGCTTGTGAAGTCCCTGGTGAGAAATTCTACTTTTTTCCATTCGGTGTCATCGTAGCCCTGGCAGTAGGACACCTCTTGGAAGCTCAGAGACGGGTGGATATCTAGCAGCACTTCGCTTTGTTGGTCCCGAATGCACCTCAGCCGGAGAGTCTCGGTGGCTGATATATTTTTCTTATCAAAATCAACGCTGAGgtcaagatgaaaatgctcgaTCTTGAATTGACGGAAGCTGGAAGAAGTAGCCACATCGTCAGCTTTATCCGAATGCAAGGCGCTGATTTTGTCCATTTCTTCAGCACAGTTCACCGACGTTACGGCGGACTGACAACAAGGCGATATCGCAGCAGGCAGTTGAACGGATCTATTGTGTGTTCAAGGTAGTGCATAATGCAAGACTATTGCGCAGACAAAACTTGTGTCGTGAAATGAAAACGCTATTAATCAGTTTCTTTTGtcggtgttttttttttcaccgtACGGCCATTGgcaatgtttattttatttatttgaaggTGTTGCATCGGTATTTGAATACCATTACCTCACCAAAAATGCATAGGGTTGTGTGAACACACCCCTGGTGATGTAGGCGGGATATATACATCAACTCTTCTCTCATTGGTGTATTGCACACCGTACCACTGCAACGATTGGTTAAGTAAATCTGTCACTATTGGGATTCCGGATGTTTCAGTCCGGGTGCTAAATTTGTTTTCGTGTTTCCTCCTCAGTGGCTAGCAGGAACCGGTGGATAAAGTGAATAGTCATGATTCTCGAACTGTAATTACAATGGGGTCTCATGAAAAAATATTGTAAGTACAGCCTGTCTAAATGTTTTCTTTCTAAGTATATCCCTCACTTTCGACTTTAATACGGGTGTACTCATTGGCTAAGTGTTATCCTAGCAAGCTAATTAAAGCGACAAGAATGATGCTAGCTAGCGAGCTATGGCAAGCTATCTGACGCTAAACTGCTACTTGGTAGAATTAACATTCGAATGAATAAGTTAACTAAAAGTAACCCACGATAGCTACAGATATTTGCGATATCTTTTGCGATATGATTTGTTTCCAAAGGCCTTGTAAAAGATAGCTGTCATTGACGTACGCCTGTGTAAGTTAGCTTAGCTTTTGCTTAGAATGATCTGCCAAAGCCAGGGTTCTCCAGACTTAACGCAGGCAAGAGCATGAGTTATTAACGTCAACTTCTCCAGATCCGTTTTTTCTGGCGTGTATGCGGTAACGTTATCTCGCCATTTGACAGGTTTTAATCTATTTTAGGAACTCCGTTGCCCTACCTACTCTGTTGCTGTATGTACACATAGACGTgaaatttaaatgtaaagttatGCCTTGTGACTTGAGACAATGTTGCAAAGGGAGCTTATTAGCGAACAGCGGAGTTGCATATGTTACGATTAGCTGCTACACAGTGGCTTAGCGTTACGTGTGGGATCTTGTCAGATTTCACAATAAACTGATCTGATACTGTCAACAAGGCTTGTACTAGTTCCAGCGAAAGCTTCTATGTGCCCGTCGCAGGAAGGTGAGAGGGGTGTTTCATAGCTCTCAGCCGTTTTGGCAACCTGTGCGGTTCTGTGTACAGCCAGTCGCTTGACATACTGTGTCGCCAGCATTATTTGGATAAACTGCATGTGACACGGAAACCAGGGGGTTAAAGTAACACAAAACGATCCTTTAGAACACaagctttatcaaccgtctctggtaaCACTATGGGTGCGTTCGTGAATTGCCACTCCGATCGCTCCGAGCACACTTAATCGTAAATTCGGAATTATCGTGTTTATTCAGAGCGTGTCAGATTGAATTTATGCAACAGCTATGTACTTTGGCTCATTTTTATGAGCAACTACTTTCGACATTCTTTTAAATAAACGTTGATGATGTACGGTCAGTATGCGAAGGCAAGATGAACGCACCTGTCATTCCCAGATGACTGGTCCTGCCTGTGCATTGTGTATCTTTGATGTTTGGGTCTGAGCACCCCCGTCACTCACATGAAAAGACGCCAAAAGATGTCAGTTGGATGTTAGGCACTCTAACACGGTTTTGTCGGTGTCAGCTAGGCTGTTTGTCTAGCCAGTTAGGTGGTGTTTGCAATGTTTTAGAAAAACGCCCCATAATGTTGCTTGCACAAACAATTAATAAATGTGAATGTAGTGCACTTCTCAAGGAGCCCTGATGACCACCACAAAGCCAAGTCTGAAATTGCGGTTTCCCCCCAGAGCCTGAGATGTTGAGATGGAGCAGGACAATGCAGGGAGCGGGAACTCTGAGGATGTGCGGAGCAGCGAGACTTCCCCTGTGACCTGCGCGGCAGACACCAACCCTCTCCCCTGCGCTGCAGACACCAACCCTCTCCCCTGCGCTGCAGACACCAACCCTCTCCCTTGCGCTGCAGACACCAACCCTCTCCCCTCTGAAGCTCAACCAAGCACCAGTGAGCAtgtttacatacatacagagcTTTATGTGCATAACGTTTCTAACTTTAGCACAAGCAGGCTCACCGTAAGCATCAGGTCTAAACTCAGCTTTGACAGGAAGAGTTATGATCAGTGGACCAGGTTATTGCCCTGTTAGGAAAGctcttccatgtgtgtgtgcttctgggGCTCTGGATGCTAATGTGTGACATTAACACCTTACTGAACACTTCATTCTACCCCACTGTCCTGGGTTGTCATGCTGGTGACCCTGACTGTGTTTTctggtctgtgtgtttatgaaggCTGTGAAGAGCAAGAGCTCAGCGACGCTCCTTTGTTAGAAAACCACATCCAGTCAGAGGAGACTGAGTCACACCCGGATGGGCATGTGGAGGCGGGTTGCCCTGGCGTCTCCACGGTAACGGACGGCTCTGCCAGGAGCCAGGATGAGCTGTCGGAGCAGGACTCCGCTCCCGATGCAGTGAGCGGCGAGAACGACCGTCCGCCCAACGCTGGCGGCGAGGGCCCTGCGCACGTGCCCCCTGTGCTGCTCTCGGACTCGGCGTCTGGCGTGGACGGGCGGGAAGACTCGGGCGAGTTCGTGGAGGCCATGCTGGCGCGCAGCAAGCTGGAGGAGCAGGGGCTGGGCACCAAGGGGGGCACGCCACCACTGGCCGAGACGGGCTCGCCACTTCCCCCGGGGTCACACCGCGATGAGGACGTGACGGCCGACGCCTGGCGCGCACACAGGAAGCACGTGTTTGTGCTGAGCGAGGCGGGGAAGCCCATCTACTCGCGCTACGGCAGCGAGgaggccctctcctccaccatGGGCGTCATGATGGCGCTCGTCTCCTTCGTCCAGAGCGGCGACAACACCATCCGCTCCGTCTACTCAGGTAACCGCTCCTGAGAGAGCGCTAACTGCACTCTGTCTACTCAGGTAACCACTCCTGAGAGAGCGCTAATGGTCTACTCAGGTAACCACTCCTGTTAGAGAGCTAACTGCACTCTGTCTACTCAGGTAACCACTCCTGAGAGAGCGCTAATGGTCTACTCAGGTAACCACTCCTGTTAGAGAGCTAACTGCACTCCGTCTACTCAGGTAACCACTCCTGAGAGAGCGCTAATGGTCTACTCAGGTAACCACTCCTGTTAGAGAGCTAACTGCACTCTGTCTACTCAGGTAACCACTCCTGAGAGAGCGCTAATGGTCTACTCAGGTAACCACTCCTGTTAGAGAGCTAACTGCACTCCGTCTACTCAGGTAACCACTCCTGAGAGAGCGCTAATGGTCTACTCAGGTAACCACTCCTGTTAGAGAGCTAACTGCACTCTGTCTACTCAGGTAACCACTCCTGAGAGAGCGCTAATGGTCTACTCAGGTAACCACTCCTGTTAGAGAGCTAACTGCACTCTGTCTACTCAGGTAACCACTCCTGAGAGAGCGCTAATGGTCTACTCAGGTAACCACTCCTGTTAGAGAGCTAACTGCACTCTGTCTACTCAGGTAACCACTCCTGTTAGAGAGCTAACTGCACTCCGTCTACTCAGGTAACCACTCCTGTTAGAGAGCTAACTGCACTCCGTCTACTCAGGTAACCACTCCTGAGAGAGCGCTAATGGTCTACTCAGGTAACCACTCCTGTTAGAGAGCTAACTGCACTCCGTCTACTCAGGTAACCACTCCTGAGAGAGCGCTAATGGTCTACTCAGGTAACCACTCCTGTTAGAGAGCTAACTGCACTCCGTCTACTCAGGTAACCActccagagagagaggctaACGGTCTACTCGTGTAACCACTTCTGTTAGAGAGCTAACTGCACTCTGTCTACTCAGGTAACCACTCCGTCTACTCAGGTAACCACTCCTGAGAGAGCGCTAACGGTCTACTTAGGTAACCACTCCAGAGAGAGCGCTAACCGtctgttaaaggagaaatccggccgatttttacatggatcttgatCGCTAGACGTCGCTGAGAACTGTCGATAGGAAAAACGACCAAAATCGGTGCTGCTGAactggagtagctgcagctaatTGCCAGTGCTCCCAGTAAGCTACAATGCTAGGTCTGGGTACAACTTCTTCAGATTTGATGAGTTGAAAACACATTGGTTTGTCATTTTCATGTTGCACAGAacttttaatgacattttgagtctgttaagaggaaaaaaaagtcaCCTCCAGTTCGGTAGCAGCTGTTAGCAGCAGCTACTCCAGTTCGGTAGCAGTGGTTAGCTGCAGCTACTTCAGTTCGGTAGCAGCGGTTAGCTGCAGCTACTTCAGTTCGGTAGCAGCGGCTACTTCAGTTTGGTAGCAGCGGTTAGCTGCAGCTACTTCAGTTCGGTAGCAGCGGTTAGCTGCAGCTACTTCAGTTCGGTAGCAGCAGCTACTTCAGTTCGGTAGCAGCGGTTAGCTGCAGCTACTTCAGTTTGGTAGCAGCGGTTAGCTGCAGCTACTTTAGTTCGGTAGCAGCGGTTAGCTGCAGCTACTTCAGTTCGGTAGCAGCGGttagctgcagctactccagCAGCGTTTTTGGTAATTTTTCTCCCTATCGACAGTACTCGGCGACGTCNNNNNNNNNNNNNNNNNNNNNNNNNNNNNNNNNNNNNNNNNNNNNNNNNNNNNNNNNNNNNNNNNNNNNNNNNNNNNNNNNNNNNNNNNNNNNNNNNNNNNNNNNNNNNNNNNNNNNNNNNNNNNNNNNNNNNNNNNNNNNNNNNNNNNNNNNNNNNNNNNNNNNNNNNNNNNNNNNNNNNNNNNNNNNNNNNNNNNNNNNNNNNNNNNNNNNNNNNNNNNNNNNNNNNNNNNNNNNNNNNNNNNNNNNNNNNNNNNNNNNNNNNNNNNNNNNNNNNNNNNNNNNNNNNNNNNNNNNNNNNNNNNNNNNNNNNNNNNNNNNNNNNNNNNNNNNNNNNNNNNNNNNNNNNNNNNNNNNNNNNNNNNNNNNNNNNNNNNNNNNNNNNNNNNNNNNNNNNNNNNNNNNNNNNNNNNNNNNNNNNNNNNNNNNNNNNNNNNNNNNNNNNNNNNNNNNNNNNNNNNNNNNNNNNNNNNNNNNNNNNNNNNNNNNNNNNNNNNNNNNNNNNNNNNNNNNNNNNNNNNNNNNNNNNNNNNNNNNNNNNNNNNNNNNNNNNNNNNNNNNNNNNNNNNNNNNNNNNNNNNNNNNNNNNNNNNNNNNNNNNNNNNNNNNNNNNNNNNNNNNNNNNNNNNNNNNNNNNNNNNNNNNNNNNNNNNNNNNNNNNNNNNNNNNNNNNNNNNNNNNNNNNNNNNNNNNNNNNNNNNNNNNNNNNNNNNNNNNNNNNNNNNNNNNNNNNNNNNNNNNNNNNNNNNNNNNNNNNNNNNNNNNNNNNNNNNNNNNNNNNNNNNNNNNNNNNNNNNNNNNNNNNNNNNNNNNNNNNNNNNNNNNNNNNNNNNNNNNNNNNNNNNNNNNNNNNNNNNNNNNNNNNNNNNNNNNNNNNNNNNNNNNNNNNNNNNNNNNNNNNNNNNNNNNNNNNNNNNNNNNNNNNNNNNNNNNNNNNNNNNNNNNNNNNNNNNNNNNNNNNNNNNNNNNNNNNNNNNNNNNNNNNNNNNNNNNNNNNNNNNNNNNNNNNNNNNNNNNNNNNNNNNNNNNNNNNNNNNNNNNNNNNNNNNNNNNNNNNNNNNNNNNNNNNNNNNNNNNNNNNNNNNNNNNNNNNNNNNNNNNNNNNNNNNNNNNNNNNNNNNNNNNNNNNNNNNNNNNNNNNNNNNNNNNNNNNNNNNNNNNNNNNNNNNNNNNNNNNNNNNNNNNNNNNNNNNNNNNNNNNNNNNNNNNNNNNNNNNNNNNNNNNNNNNNNNNNNNNNNNNNNNNNNNNNNNNNNNNNNNNNNNNNNNNNNNNNNNNNNNNNNNNNNNNNNNNNNNNNNNNNNNNNNNNNNNNNNNNNNNNNNNNNNNNNNNNNNNNNNNNNNNNNNNNNNNNNNNNNNNNNNNNNNNNNNNNNNNNNNNNNNNNNNNNNNNNNNNNNNNNNNNNNNNNNNNNNNNNNNNNNNNNNNNNNNNNNNNNNNNNNNNNNNNNNNNNNNNNNNNNNNNNNNNNNNNNNNNNNNNNNNNNNNNNNNNNNNNNNNNNNNNNNNNNNNNNNNNNNNNNNNNNNNNNNNNNNNNNNNNNNNNNNNNNNNNNNNNNNNNNNNNNNNNNNNNNNNNNNNNNNNNNNNNNNNNNNNNNNNNNNNNNNNNNNNNNNNNNNNNNNNNNNNNNNNNNNNNNNNNNNNNNNNNNNNNNNNNNNNNNNNNNNNNNNNNNNNNNNNNNNNNNNNNNNNNNNNNNNNNNNNNNNNNNNNNNNNNNNNNNNNNNNNNNNNNNNNNNNNNNNNNNNNNNNNNNNNNNNNNNNNNNNNNNNNNNNNNNNNNNNNNNNNNNNNNNNNNNNNNNNNNNNNNNNNNNNNNNNNNNNNNNNNNNNNNNNNNNNNNNNNNNNNNNNNNNNNNNNNNNNNNNNNNNNNNNNNNNNNNNNNNNNNNNNNNNNNNNNNNNNNNNNNNNNNNNNNNNNNNNNNNNNNNNNNNNNNNNNNNNNNNNNNNNNNNNNNNNNNNNNNNNNNNNNNNNNNNNNNNNNNNNNNNNNNNNNNNNNNNNNNNNNNNNNNNNNNNNNNNNNNNNNNNNNNNNNNNNNNNNNNNNNNNNNNNNNNNNNNNNNNNNNNNNNNNNNNNNNNNNNNNNNNNNNNNNNNNNNNNNNNNNNNNNNNNNNNNNNNNNNNNNNNNNNNNNNNNNNNNNNNNNNNNNNNNNNNNNNNNNNNNNNNNNNNNNNNNNNNNNNNNNNNNNNNNNNNNNNNNNNNNNNNNNNNNNNNNNNNNNNNNNNNNNNNNNNNNNNNNNNNNNNNNNNNNNNNNNNNNNNNNNNNNNNNNNNNNNNNNNNNNNNNNNNNNNNNNNNNNNNNNNNNNNNNNNNNNNNNNNNNNNNNNNNNNNNNNNNNNNNNNNNNNNNNNNNNNNNNNNNNNNNNNNNNNNNNNNNNNNNNNNNNNNNNNNNNNNNNNNNNNNNNNNNNNNNNNNNNNNNNNNNNNNNNNNNNNNNNNNNNNNNNNNNNNNNNNNNNNNNNNNNNNNNNNNNNNNNNNNNNNNNNNNNNNNNNNNNNNNNNNNNNNNNNNNNNNNNNNNNNNNNNNNNNNNNNNNNNNNNNNNNNNNNNNNNNNNNNNNNNNNNNNNNNNNNNNNNNNNNNNNNNNNNNNNNNNNNNNNNNNNNNNNNNNNNNNNNNNNNNNNNNNNNNNNNNNNNNNNNNNNNNNNNNNNNNNNNNNNNNNNNNNNNNNNNNNNNNNNNNNNNNNNNNNNNNNNNNNNNNNNNNNNNNNNNNNNNNNNNNNNNNNNNNNNNNNNNNNNNNNNNNNNNNNNNNNNNNNNNNNNNNNNNNNNNNNNNNNNNNNNNNNNNNNNNNNNNNNNNNNNNNNNNNNNNNNNNNNNNNNNNNNNNNNNNNNNNNNNNNNNNNNNNNNNNNNNNNNNNNNNNNNNNNNNNNNNNNNNNNNNNNNNNNNNNNNNNNNNNNNNNNNNNNNNNNNNNNNNNNNNNNNNNNNNNNNNNNNNNNNNNNNNNNNNNNNNNNNNNNNNNNNNNNNNNNNNNNNNNNNNNNNNNNNNNNNNNNNNNNNNNNNNNNNNNNNNNNNNNNNNNNNNNNNNNNNNNNNNNNNNNNNNNNNNNNNNNNNNNNNNNNNNNNNNNNNNNNNNNNNNNNNNNNNNNNNNNNNNNNNNNNNNNNNNNNNNNNNNNNNNNNNNNNNNNNNNNNNNNNNNNNNNNNNNNNNNNNNNNNNNNNNNNNNNNNNNNNNNNNNNNNNNNNNNNNNNNNNNNNNNNNNNNNNNNNNNNNNNNNNNNNNNNNNNNNNNNNNNNNNNNNNNNNNNNNNNNNNNNNNNNNNNNNNNNNNNNNNNNNNNNNNNNNNNNNNNNNNNNNNNNNNNNNNNNNNNNNNNNNNNNNNNNNNNNNNNNNNNNNNNNNNNNNNNNNNNNNNNNNNNNNNNNNNNNNNNNNNNNNNNNNNNNNNNNNNNNNNNNNNNNNNNNNNNNNNNNNNNNNNNNNNNNNNNNNNNNNNNNNNNNNNNNNNNNNNNNNNNNNNNNNNNNNNNNNNNNNNNNNNNNNNNNNNNNNNNNNNNNNNNNNNNNNNNNNNNNNNNNNNNNNNNNNNNNNNNNNNNNNNNNNNNNNNNNNNNNNNNNNNNNNNNNNNNNNNNNNNNNNNNNNNNNNNNNNNNNNNNNNNNNNNNNNNNNNNNNNNNNNNNNNNNNNNNNNNNNNNNNNNNNNNNNNNNNNNNNNNNNNNNNNNNNNNNNNNNNNNNNNNNNNNNNNNNNNNNNNNNNNNNNNNNNNNNNNNNNNNNNNNNNNNNNNNNNNNNNNNNNNNNNNNNNNNNNNNNNNNNNNNNNNNNNNNNNNNNNNNNNNNNNNNNNNNNNNNNNNNNNNNNNNNNNNNNNNNNNNNNNNNNNNNNNNNNNNNNNNNNNNNNNNNNNNNNNNNNNNNNNNNNNNNNNNNNNNNNNNNNNNNNNNNNNNNNNNNNNNNNNNNNNNNNNNNNNNNNNNNNNNNNNNNNNNNNNNNNNNNNNNNNNNNNNNNNNNNNNNNNNNNNNNNNNNNNNNNNNNNNNNNNNNNNNNNNNNNNNNNNNNNNNNNNNNNNNNNNNNNNNNNNNNNNNNNNNNNNNNNNNNNNNNNNNNNNNNNNNNNNNNNNNNNNNNNNNNNNNNNNNNNNNNNNNNNNNNNNNNNNNNNNNNNNNNNNNNNNNNNNNNNNNNNNNNNNNNNNNNNNNNNNNNNNNNNNNNNNNNNNNNNNNNNNNNNNNNNNNNNNNNNNNNNNNNNNNNNNNNNNNNNNNNNNNNNNNNNNNNNNNNNNNNNNNNNNNNNNNNNNNNNNNNNNNNNNNNNNNNNNNNNNNNNNNNNNNNNNNNNNNNNNNNNNNNNNNNNNNNNNNNNNNNNNNNNNNNNNNNNNNNNNNNNNNNNNNNNNNNNNNNNNNNNNNNNNNNNNNNNNNNNNNNNNNNNNNNNNNNNNNNNNNNNNNNNNNNNNNNNNNNNNNNNNNNNNNNNNNNNNNNNNNNNNNNNNNNNNNNNNNNNNNNNNNNNNNNNNNNNNNNNNNNNNNNNNNNNNNNNNNNNNNNNNNNNNNNNNNNNNNNNNNNNNNNNNNNNNNNNNNNNNNNNNNNNNNNNNNNNNNNNNNNNNNNNNNNNNNNNNNNNNNNNNNNNNNNNNNNNNNNNNNNNNNNNNNNNNNNNNNNNNNNNNNNNNNNNNNNNNNNNNNNNNNNNNNNNNNNNNNNNNNNNNNNNNNNNNNNNNNNNNNNNNNNNNNNNNNNNNNNNNNNNNNNNNNNNNNNNNNNNNNNNNNNNNNNNNNNNNNNNNNNNNNNNNNNNNNNNNNNNNNNNNNNNNNNNNNNNNNNNNNNNNNNNNNNNNNNNNNNNNNNNNNNNNNNNNNNNNNNNNNNNNNNNNNNNNNNNNNNNNNNNNNNNNNNNNNNNNNNNNNNNNNNNNNNNNNNNNNNNNNNNNNNNNNNNNNNNNNNNNNNNNNNNNNNNNNNNNNNNNNNNNNNNNNNNNNNNNNNNNNNNNNNNNNNNNNNNNNNNNNNNNNNNNNNNNNNNNNNNNNNNNNNNNNNNNNNNNNNNNNNNNNNNNNNNNNNNNNNNNNNNNNNNNNNNNNNNNNNNNNNNNNNNNNNNNNNNNNNNNNNNNNNNNNNNNNNNNNNNNNNNNNNNNNNNNNNNNNNNNNNNNNNNNNNNNNNNNNNNNNNNNNNNNNNNNNNNNNNNNNNNNNNNNNNNNNNNNNNNNNNNNNNNNNNNNNNNNNNNNNNNNNNNNNNNNNNNNNNNNNNNNNNNNNNNNNNNNNNNNNNNNNNNNNNNNNNNNNNNNNNNNNNNNNNNNNNNNNNNNNNNNNNNNNNNNNNNNNNNNNNNNNNNNNNNNNNNNNNNNNNNNNNNNNNNNNNNNNNNNNNNNNNNNNNNNNNNNNNNNNNNNNNNNNNNNNNNNNNNNNNNNNNNNNNNNNNNNNNNNNNNNNNNNNNNNNNNNNNNNNNNNNNNNNNNNNNNNNNNNNNNNNNNNNNNNNNNNNNNNNNNNNNNNNNNNNNNNNNNNNNNNNNNNNNNNNNNNNNNNNNNNNNNNNNNNNNNNNNNNNNNNNNNNNNNNNNNNNNNNNNNNNNNNNNNNNNNNNNNNNNNNNNNNNNNNNNNNNNNNNNNNNNNNNNNNNNNNNNNNNNNNNNNNNNNNNNNNNNNNNNNNNNNNNNNNNNNNNNNNNNNNNNNNNNNNNNNNNNNNNNNNNNNNNNNNNNNNNNNNNNNNNNNNNNNNNNNNNNNNNNNNNNNNNNNNNNNNNNNNNNNNNNNNNNNNNNNNNNNNNNNNNNNNNNNNNNNNNNNNNNNNNNNNNNNNNNNNNNNNNNNNNNNNNNNNNNNNNNNNNNNNNNNNNNNNNNNNNNNNNNNNNNNNNNNNNNNNNNNNNNNNNNNNNNNNNNNNNNNNNNNNNNNNNNNNNNNNNNNNNNNNNNNNNNNNNNNNNNNNNNNNNNNNNNNNNNNNNNNNNNNNNNNNNNNNNNNNNNNNNNNNNNNNNNNNNNNNNNNNNNNNNNNNNNNNNNNNNNNNNNNNNNNNNNNNNNNNNNNNNNNNNNNNNNNNNNNNNNNNNNNNNNNNNNNNNNNNNNNNNNNNNNNNNNNNNNNNNNNNNNNNNNNNNNNNNNNNNNNNNNNNNNNNNNNNNNNNNNNNNNNNNNNNNNNNNNNNNNNNNNNNNNNNNNNNNNNNNNNNNNNNNNNNNNNNNNNNNNNNNNNNNNNNNNNNNNNNNNNNNNNNNNNNNNNNNNNNNNNNNNNNNNNNNNNNNNNNNNNNNNNNNNNNNNNNNNNNNNTGCAGGGCGCCGTCATGTCTTCCTGAGCCTCTGTGCTCCGACCTCGCTGGAGTTCTTACTGACACCTGAGTCAGACCTCTCAGGTGGCACCCTAGTGACCTACAGCTCGCTCTCTGtcaattctccctctctctctctcctctctctctctctctctctctctctctctctctctctctctctctcaattctccctccctctctttatctctctctctctctctctctctctctcaattctccctccctctctttatctctctctcaattatcctctctctcaattatctctctctctctctctctctctctctctcaattctccatccctctctttatctctctctcaattatctctctctcaattatctctctctctctctttctctctctctctctcattctccctccctctctttatctctctctcaattatctctctctcctctctctctcaattctccctatctctcttcatctctctctctctctctctctctcaattctccctatctctcttcatctctctctctctctctctctctcaattctccctctctcttcatctctctctctctctctctctcaattctccctccctctctttatctctctctctctctctctctctctctct
Above is a genomic segment from Alosa sapidissima isolate fAloSap1 chromosome 4, fAloSap1.pri, whole genome shotgun sequence containing:
- the LOC121706755 gene encoding vacuolar fusion protein MON1 homolog A-like; translated protein: MEQDNAGSGNSEDVRSSETSPVTCAADTNPLPCAADTNPLPCAADTNPLPCAADTNPLPSEAQPSTSCEEQELSDAPLLENHIQSEETESHPDGHVEAGCPGVSTVTDGSARSQDELSEQDSAPDAVSGENDRPPNAGGEGPAHVPPVLLSDSASGVDGREDSGEFVEAMLARSKLEEQGLGTKGGTPPLAETGSPLPPGSHRDEDVTADAWRAHRKHVFVLSEAGKPIYSRYGSEEALSSTMGVMMALVSFVQSGDNTIRSVYSGNRS